In Maridesulfovibrio frigidus DSM 17176, a single genomic region encodes these proteins:
- the pyrC gene encoding dihydroorotase codes for MNTEITIIRPDDWHLHLRDGKMLAAVLPYTAKIYGRAIVMPNLMPPITSVNEAEEYRRRIIAARPEGSNFEPLMTCYLTDATDPEDIRAACAVKAFHAVKLFPAGATTNSDNGVTSIKNVYPVLEVMQELGIPLSVHGEVVDPEVDIFDREAVFIEKVLIPLRKDFPELKIIFEHLTCKKAVDYVLDQDEFTVATITPHHLVLTRNDLFKGGMNPYMYCLPVAKTFEDRKALREAATSGNEKFFLGTDSAPHACKNKEKEGAFAGIFNAPTSIGYVTQVFERCGELPRLEGFTSIFGARFYGLSPNGSTITLTKRDEPVSMNWLFKAGEDEVKIFNPDTPLYWELVD; via the coding sequence TAAGACCTGATGACTGGCATCTTCACCTGAGAGATGGGAAAATGCTTGCGGCAGTACTTCCATACACTGCAAAAATTTACGGCAGAGCTATTGTTATGCCGAACCTCATGCCCCCTATTACATCAGTAAATGAGGCAGAGGAATACCGCAGAAGAATCATAGCGGCGCGTCCTGAAGGATCAAACTTCGAACCGCTCATGACCTGTTATCTGACTGATGCTACCGACCCTGAAGATATTCGGGCCGCCTGCGCTGTTAAAGCTTTCCATGCAGTGAAACTATTTCCGGCAGGAGCTACCACCAATTCTGATAATGGTGTAACTTCGATTAAGAATGTTTATCCCGTACTTGAAGTGATGCAAGAACTGGGAATACCCCTTTCTGTTCACGGAGAAGTAGTCGACCCTGAAGTGGATATTTTTGATCGCGAAGCAGTTTTCATTGAGAAGGTGCTGATTCCCCTTCGTAAAGATTTTCCTGAACTGAAAATCATTTTCGAACATTTGACTTGCAAAAAAGCAGTTGATTATGTTCTTGATCAGGACGAGTTCACGGTTGCGACAATAACTCCGCACCACTTGGTTCTGACGCGCAACGATCTTTTTAAAGGCGGAATGAATCCTTACATGTACTGCTTGCCGGTTGCAAAAACATTTGAAGACCGCAAAGCTCTGCGTGAAGCGGCAACTTCAGGTAATGAGAAATTTTTCCTAGGTACGGATTCTGCGCCGCACGCATGTAAGAATAAAGAAAAAGAAGGAGCATTCGCAGGGATATTTAATGCTCCGACTTCTATCGGTTATGTCACGCAAGTTTTTGAAAGATGTGGAGAGCTTCCTAGGTTAGAAGGCTTTACATCGATATTCGGAGCCAGATTCTACGGACTTTCTCCCAATGGCAGTACTATTACACTGACAAAAAGGGATGAACCTGTTTCTATGAATTGGCTTTTTAAAGCGGGTGAAGACGAGGTTAAAATATTTAACCCGGACACGCCCCTTTACTGGGAATTAGTTGATTGA